The Synergistota bacterium DNA segment ACCCGTATCTGTTAGCGGACCGGTAATGAATAGGATCTTATTCTCCTCAGAAAGGGGATCTATATGAGGCTTAAGATTATCATACAAATATCTTGCTCCAAACCCTTCCCCACCTACATAGAGGCTATACCAGTCTTGAGGCACATCTTCCTCCCAAAAGCTCTCCTTCGACAGATCCACATGCAGGATCTTCCCCGGACAACATGGAGGAATCATAAGAATTTCACCCCCTTATTAGCGATTTTCAAAAATTATTTTAGCAGAATTCCAAGCTAAAGTAAACAAGATAAAATTTATTAGATTATTAATACAAAAAGTCATACCAAAATTAACACAGAATCAGTTATTGAAACAAAAATTTATACATAATTTGTACAACACATTTACATATTTTTTTAAAAACTATTGCTAAACAATAGTGATAGACAAATAGATCTAAAATATGTATAATATAATTGAGCAATAAGTGTACCAATAATTTTAAGAAAGGGGGTAGCAAAAGATGAGGATCAAAAGGTTCAGTATCATGACGTTTACGCTATTTCTCACAGTTATACTTTCCTCCTTCGTCTATGGAGCTGGTTTAGATTTTGATCCTAACTCAGGGTATACTGTTCAAAGCGCAACTTTAGATGGTAAAACCATCCAGTATCGTGCTTACACAAATATCCCATACGTAACAAATCCTGTGCTTGCTTGGGAAAATGGACAGCTAGTAAACTACCAAGTTATGAATATCTACATACCTGTGGAGTACTTTGAAGGAAAATCCATCAATGGCTATACCGCTGGAACAGCTCCTATATACTTTATAAACGGTGTAGGAGGTTATAGGCCTGCGATGCCTCTATCTATCAACCCTACTGCTACAGATAACAGAACGAAATCTATGCTTCTGGCTTTATCGAAGGGATTTATAGTAGCATCTCCTGGTGCAAGAGGGTGGACATTAG contains these protein-coding regions:
- a CDS encoding alpha/beta hydrolase, translated to MRIKRFSIMTFTLFLTVILSSFVYGAGLDFDPNSGYTVQSATLDGKTIQYRAYTNIPYVTNPVLAWENGQLVNYQVMNIYIPVEYFEGKSINGYTAGTAPIYFINGVGGYRPAMPLSINPTATDNRTKSMLLALSKGFIVASPGARGWTLANQEGKYIGKAPAAIVDLKAAVRYLRYNDGRMPGDANKIIPTGVSAGGALTALLGATGNHPDYESYLTKLGA